Proteins encoded together in one Parcubacteria group bacterium window:
- the proB gene encoding glutamate 5-kinase, with the protein MKKKLILKIGTSTLTAGTNRISYAKIEDVARQIIALKNDYDFVLVSSGAIATAKQFVEINGYNKQVDSKQAMSAIGQPKLMKIYDEIFSSFGLNIAQCLMTYRDFEDKTAKINTKNTINKLLEHNYIPIINENDTVAIEEIVLGDNDKLSALVATITDADLLIIASDIDGLYDQNPHLNKEAKFIKEVRDLKHVASFAKEKKSDLGTGGMTSKIQAAEICKENKIEMWIVNGGKNNFLIDALHDKIPFTKFRF; encoded by the coding sequence ATGAAAAAGAAATTAATCCTGAAAATTGGGACATCAACCCTTACAGCTGGCACAAATAGAATTTCATACGCAAAAATTGAAGATGTCGCAAGGCAAATAATTGCGCTAAAAAATGATTATGATTTTGTTTTGGTTTCTTCCGGAGCCATTGCAACCGCAAAACAATTTGTTGAAATTAACGGATACAATAAACAAGTAGACTCAAAACAGGCAATGTCCGCGATAGGACAGCCCAAATTAATGAAAATCTATGATGAAATTTTCAGTAGCTTTGGACTAAATATTGCACAATGCCTTATGACTTATAGAGATTTTGAAGATAAAACAGCCAAAATAAACACCAAAAATACGATCAATAAACTTTTAGAGCACAACTATATCCCTATCATAAATGAAAATGATACAGTGGCGATTGAAGAAATTGTTTTGGGAGATAATGATAAATTATCAGCTCTTGTCGCAACAATTACGGATGCTGATTTATTGATCATCGCATCAGATATTGATGGATTATATGACCAAAATCCGCACCTTAACAAAGAAGCAAAGTTCATCAAAGAGGTAAGGGATTTAAAACATGTTGCCTCTTTTGCTAAAGAAAAAAAATCTGATCTCGGGACAGGAGGAATGACATCTAAAATTCAAGCTGCAGAAATTTGTAAAGAAAATAAAATCGAGATGTGGATTGTTAATGGAGGGAAAAACAATTTTTTGATTGATGCTCTTCATGATAAAATACCTTTTACAAAATTTAGGTTTTAA
- a CDS encoding glutamate-5-semialdehyde dehydrogenase has translation MNEMQINNTLKTLVKLIVKNKQNIIDSNQQDTSACSNIDESMLDRLRIDENKISGMIESINQTAKLANPKGRTLYTYQHENGLKIENKTVPFGKILIIYESRPDVTIEATATAFKAGNKVLLKGGKESRNTNIFLVKLWQEALFLNGLDKNHIIYLDINRKKMQDVIRDNSYQIDLIIPRGGEGLINFVTQNTNIPVIISGRGNNFLYVDKESDFDMAIKIILNGKQRVSVCNALDKVLINQDVPDIKSKILSLVNSLKTNNIEILGSKNICELNNQIQEIEDESMFGEEFLSFKILLILVNNIDEAMGMTNKYSGGHSASIITTNNKTAEKFQNEVDCAAVYHNASTRFTDGGQFGFGAEIAISTQKLHFRGPIGINQLVTNKWFIYGKGQIRN, from the coding sequence ATGAACGAGATGCAGATAAATAATACACTAAAAACTTTGGTAAAGTTGATTGTCAAGAATAAACAAAATATTATTGATAGCAACCAACAAGACACCTCTGCTTGTTCAAATATTGATGAATCAATGCTTGATAGATTAAGAATTGATGAAAATAAAATTTCAGGGATGATCGAATCTATTAATCAGACAGCAAAACTGGCAAATCCAAAAGGGAGAACTCTGTATACCTACCAACATGAAAACGGTTTAAAGATAGAGAATAAAACAGTTCCGTTTGGTAAAATTCTGATCATTTATGAGTCAAGGCCTGATGTCACAATTGAAGCCACTGCTACCGCTTTTAAAGCCGGAAATAAAGTTTTATTGAAAGGAGGCAAAGAATCCAGGAATACTAATATTTTTTTGGTAAAACTCTGGCAAGAAGCCCTATTTCTAAATGGATTGGATAAAAATCATATAATCTACCTAGACATCAACAGAAAAAAAATGCAAGATGTGATTAGGGACAACAGCTATCAAATTGATTTGATTATCCCAAGAGGAGGGGAGGGGCTTATTAACTTTGTTACCCAAAATACCAATATTCCTGTAATAATAAGTGGCAGGGGAAATAATTTTTTGTATGTAGACAAAGAATCCGATTTTGATATGGCTATCAAAATTATACTAAATGGGAAACAACGAGTGAGTGTATGCAATGCCTTGGATAAAGTTCTCATTAATCAAGATGTGCCTGATATAAAATCAAAAATATTGAGCTTGGTCAACAGCCTAAAAACTAACAATATTGAAATATTAGGATCTAAAAATATATGTGAATTGAATAATCAAATACAAGAAATTGAGGATGAATCAATGTTCGGTGAAGAATTTTTGTCTTTCAAAATATTGCTAATCTTAGTAAATAATATCGATGAAGCCATGGGCATGACAAACAAATACTCTGGTGGGCATTCAGCAAGTATAATCACTACAAACAATAAAACTGCAGAAAAATTTCAAAATGAAGTCGATTGTGCGGCTGTTTATCACAATGCTTCAACGAGATTTACCGATGGTGGTCAATTCGGATTTGGTGCTGAAATAGCAATAAGCACACAAAAATTACATTTTAGAGGTCCCATTGGAATAAATCAATTGGTCACGAACAAATGGTTTATTTATGGTAAGGGACAAATACGAAATTAA
- a CDS encoding G5 domain-containing protein, with amino-acid sequence MHKRVRRKLIQKVAFGVVLCGIVGVIAGALFLRPAHQFVQSSDMHHIVINDDGRKTDLRDVPAKTVADVLAYYDPSIGERDRVFPARDMAVFDDDVITIDRDHVVTVEVDDNKKEIHTFRDNLLQAIIRGGVTIAKDDIVKPAKDVVVYGDMEATIIRVIIKEETVTKKIPFKTEENEDDTVNFLKRFTKQKGENGAKEIIYEVAYHNGEEVARDVKSETVTKEPVTEIVVQGTKVVVGKKHTGACSWYAHTGTLSAANPWMPIGSYARVTNQENGKSVIVRINDRGPFVAGRIIDLDKVAFEKIASLGAGVINVKMEEIIND; translated from the coding sequence ATGCATAAACGGGTGCGGAGAAAATTGATTCAAAAAGTGGCTTTTGGGGTTGTTTTGTGCGGTATTGTCGGCGTGATTGCAGGGGCACTTTTTCTGCGTCCGGCGCATCAATTTGTGCAATCGTCCGACATGCATCATATTGTGATCAATGATGATGGTCGCAAGACCGATTTGCGTGATGTGCCCGCCAAGACTGTTGCGGATGTGCTGGCATATTATGATCCGTCGATCGGAGAGCGTGATCGTGTTTTTCCTGCGCGGGACATGGCGGTGTTTGATGATGATGTGATCACGATCGATCGTGATCATGTAGTCACGGTGGAAGTTGATGATAACAAGAAGGAGATCCACACATTTCGTGATAATTTGTTACAAGCGATAATTCGTGGCGGTGTGACGATCGCAAAGGATGATATCGTCAAACCGGCAAAAGATGTGGTGGTCTATGGTGACATGGAGGCGACGATCATCCGCGTGATCATCAAAGAAGAAACCGTGACAAAAAAGATCCCATTTAAAACGGAAGAAAATGAAGATGACACGGTGAATTTTCTCAAGCGTTTTACAAAGCAAAAAGGAGAAAATGGTGCAAAAGAAATTATCTATGAAGTGGCATATCATAATGGGGAAGAAGTGGCGCGCGATGTCAAAAGCGAAACCGTGACCAAAGAGCCTGTGACCGAGATAGTGGTGCAGGGTACAAAGGTTGTGGTGGGTAAGAAGCATACGGGAGCATGCTCATGGTATGCTCACACAGGGACGCTCAGTGCGGCAAATCCATGGATGCCGATCGGCTCGTATGCGCGCGTGACCAATCAAGAGAATGGAAAGTCTGTGATCGTGCGTATCAATGATCGTGGGCCTTTTGTTGCCGGCCGTATCATCGACTTGGATAAAGTGGCATTTGAAAAGATCGCATCGCTTGGCGCGGGCGTGATCAATGTAAAGATGGAGGAAATCATCAATGATTGA